A stretch of Jatrophihabitans sp. DNA encodes these proteins:
- a CDS encoding MFS transporter codes for MSTKAARAESAGVWRTFNESPTAVKAIFGGVFVNRLGAFLNIFLVLFMVSEGHSVAEATFALGAYGAGGVLGLLIGGMLADRLGARNATVISMFSSAVLVASLLYVPNYGMLLVAVTVVGLVSQIFKPASATLLSELTPESRQVMIFAMYRFGLNLGSTAAPLLGFALYHLDNEHYTLLFWGEALVAVAYGALAMVTLPRRERTSAEPGAGVKAAPVGSYLSVLRDRRYTLFLIATFLNAAIYVQYLSTLPLDVKAEGVPIFWYTAAVALNGLVVIAFELPLTKISQHWPFKILVGLAFGLVGLGVISYGLPLGPAVIILGTLIWTLGEVIGAPAVFAFPAMAGPAHLKGRYIGSFQFMFGLGSAIGPVMGGVLFTAFGRQVWLLLGIVSVVATVLGVYAVHTPSKGAPEVEADVEAEDSPHVPPVADVPSTNLVKDSQS; via the coding sequence ATGTCGACTAAGGCAGCACGGGCGGAAAGCGCCGGCGTCTGGCGGACCTTCAACGAATCCCCGACCGCGGTCAAGGCGATCTTCGGCGGGGTATTCGTCAACCGGCTCGGCGCGTTCCTCAACATCTTCCTGGTCCTGTTCATGGTCTCGGAAGGGCATTCGGTGGCAGAGGCCACCTTCGCCCTCGGCGCCTACGGCGCCGGCGGGGTGCTCGGGCTGCTGATCGGCGGGATGCTCGCCGACCGGCTCGGCGCCCGCAACGCCACCGTGATCAGCATGTTCAGCTCCGCCGTGCTGGTCGCGTCCCTGCTGTACGTGCCCAACTACGGCATGCTGCTGGTAGCGGTGACCGTGGTGGGGCTGGTCAGCCAGATCTTCAAGCCCGCCTCGGCCACCCTGCTCTCGGAGCTGACCCCCGAGAGCCGCCAGGTCATGATCTTCGCGATGTACCGCTTCGGGTTGAACCTCGGCAGCACCGCGGCGCCGCTGCTCGGATTCGCCCTCTACCACCTCGACAACGAGCACTACACCCTGCTGTTCTGGGGTGAGGCGCTGGTGGCGGTGGCCTACGGCGCCCTGGCGATGGTGACGCTGCCGCGCCGCGAGCGAACCAGCGCCGAACCCGGCGCCGGGGTGAAGGCGGCCCCGGTCGGCAGCTACCTGTCGGTGCTGCGCGACCGCCGTTACACCCTGTTCCTGATCGCCACGTTCCTCAACGCCGCGATCTACGTGCAGTACCTGTCAACCCTTCCGCTGGACGTCAAGGCCGAAGGGGTGCCGATCTTCTGGTACACCGCCGCGGTGGCGCTCAACGGCCTGGTCGTGATCGCCTTCGAACTGCCGCTGACCAAGATCTCCCAGCACTGGCCGTTCAAGATCCTGGTGGGGTTGGCCTTCGGGCTGGTCGGGCTGGGCGTCATCAGCTACGGGCTGCCGCTGGGACCGGCGGTGATCATCCTGGGGACGTTGATCTGGACGCTGGGTGAGGTGATCGGCGCGCCGGCGGTGTTCGCCTTCCCGGCGATGGCCGGCCCGGCGCACCTGAAGGGCCGCTACATCGGCAGCTTCCAGTTCATGTTCGGCCTGGGATCGGCGATCGGCCCGGTGATGGGTGGCGTGCTGTTCACCGCCTTCGGCCGCCAGGTGTGGCTGCTGCTGGGGATCGTGTCGGTGGTGGCGACGGTGCTCGGGGTCTACGCCGTGCACACCCCGTCCAAGGGCGCGCCCGAGGTCGAGGCCGATGTCGAGGCCGAGGACAGCCCCCACGTGCCGCCGGTGGCCGACGTGCCCAGCACCAACCTCGTCAAGGACTCCCAGAGCTGA
- a CDS encoding ATP-grasp domain-containing protein → MTDLPPRRRPLLLLISTGIRPYRQYLLRSIGSEFRIHLFHTAEPSWEKEFLTGWSVLPSTADGPAMAAAARLLNEQEPIDGVLCWDEARIHATAQVAQALGLRNGDPEVIARLRDKGQTRIALDAAGVSQPRSVPVKDLSEALAAAARVGYPAILKPRGLGASLGVVRVENAQDLRRMFGFTRDTRAPEPVELPERAVLVEECVIGEEISIDAVVRDGRVTPLFIGRKVLGYPPYAEEVGHYVSASDPLLTNPALLAALQHTHTALGFSDGWTHTEFMLTSSGPQVIEVNGRLGGDLIPYLGLLATGIDPGLAAARVACGLPPELTATQDRAAAIRFFYVAEENTEISSVSFETASLPDEVYEVVAVAQPGAVVSPPPKGTAWGRIALAIAVGESAALCATALDAAEAALVISGTVQASTVPDPSLEEV, encoded by the coding sequence ATGACCGATCTCCCACCGCGGCGGCGCCCACTGCTGCTGCTGATCTCGACCGGAATACGGCCCTACCGGCAGTACCTGCTCCGCTCGATCGGCTCCGAGTTCCGGATTCACCTGTTCCACACTGCCGAGCCGAGCTGGGAGAAGGAGTTCCTCACCGGCTGGTCGGTGCTGCCCAGCACCGCCGACGGCCCGGCGATGGCGGCGGCTGCCCGCCTGCTGAACGAGCAGGAGCCGATCGACGGGGTGCTCTGCTGGGACGAGGCGCGCATCCATGCCACCGCTCAGGTGGCCCAGGCGCTGGGGCTGCGCAACGGCGACCCCGAGGTGATCGCCCGGCTGCGGGACAAGGGCCAGACCCGGATCGCGCTGGATGCGGCGGGGGTCAGCCAACCGCGATCGGTGCCCGTGAAGGACCTCAGCGAGGCGCTGGCCGCGGCGGCGCGGGTCGGCTATCCGGCGATCCTCAAGCCACGCGGCCTGGGGGCCAGCCTCGGCGTCGTCCGGGTCGAGAACGCCCAGGACCTGCGGCGGATGTTCGGCTTCACCCGCGACACCCGCGCCCCCGAGCCGGTGGAACTGCCTGAACGAGCGGTCCTGGTCGAGGAGTGCGTGATCGGCGAGGAGATCAGCATCGACGCGGTGGTGCGCGACGGCCGGGTCACCCCGCTGTTCATCGGCCGCAAGGTATTGGGCTACCCGCCCTACGCCGAAGAGGTCGGGCATTACGTCAGCGCCTCGGATCCGTTGCTCACCAATCCGGCTCTGCTGGCAGCTCTCCAACACACCCATACGGCGCTGGGCTTCTCCGACGGCTGGACGCACACCGAGTTCATGCTGACCAGCAGCGGACCGCAGGTCATCGAGGTCAACGGCCGGCTCGGCGGGGACCTGATTCCCTACCTCGGGCTGCTGGCGACCGGCATCGACCCGGGGCTGGCGGCCGCGCGGGTGGCCTGCGGGCTGCCGCCGGAGCTGACGGCCACCCAGGACAGGGCCGCGGCGATCCGGTTCTTCTATGTCGCGGAGGAGAACACCGAGATCTCCTCGGTCAGCTTCGAGACGGCGTCGCTGCCCGATGAGGTGTACGAGGTGGTCGCGGTGGCCCAACCCGGCGCGGTTGTCTCGCCGCCTCCGAAGGGAACGGCCTGGGGCAGGATCGCCCTCGCCATCGCGGTCGGGGAGTCCGCCGCCCTCTGCGCCACGGCACTGGACGCTGCCGAGGCCGCGCTCGTCATCAGCGGCACGGTGCAGGCAAGCACCGTGCCGGACCCCTCCCTAGAAGAAGTGTGA
- a CDS encoding class I tRNA ligase family protein, with protein MTGSGGPARPAIVIAATPTPNGDLHVGHLAGPYLAGDIYARYLRAIGRSVIYTTCTDDSQTYVVATAAKRATTPQALCETSTAAIQRSLTAIGISMAGLPPIDERYRQSVLSFVTRLHDEGRLRARTVRLPYAEHSGTYLFDGLVTGACPVCLAGSCGGTCENCGHPNSFDELLDPHSTLDPAEPVSYREHTILVLPMEDYRERLSAYFEAREDRWRPHSMQLIRELLAGPLPEIPMTMPGDWGIAAPFAETPGQILYPWIEAMPASMYSTWWAAGQQGEQQPEAFDELWRAEHGAEVVYFHGFDNTYHWGLMDLVLLMAHGERYVLPESNVCNEFYNLDGAKFSTSRNHLIRGTELLADTPRDLVRFFLALTAPEYQRTNFTRQALREVTEQRLVEPWNALAEAVSLLMTGRAGTTLATTPAGRARAGLVLARLRSCYELGGFSVARAAETIADQLARLRTMAEDGPAEPGDLLLEVRTLLAGAAPILIGLAEQATAAGLELDLSAEPAGEVPVFELPRLAFHHQSLDNPTAELITRTPALDGAV; from the coding sequence ATGACCGGCTCGGGCGGCCCCGCCCGCCCAGCGATCGTCATCGCCGCCACGCCGACTCCCAACGGCGACCTGCATGTAGGGCATCTGGCCGGTCCCTACCTGGCCGGTGACATCTACGCCCGCTACCTGCGGGCGATCGGGCGGTCGGTGATCTACACGACGTGCACCGACGACAGCCAGACCTACGTGGTGGCCACCGCCGCCAAGCGGGCGACCACGCCCCAGGCGTTGTGCGAGACGTCCACGGCGGCCATCCAGCGGTCGCTGACCGCCATCGGCATCTCGATGGCAGGGCTGCCGCCGATCGATGAGCGGTACCGCCAGAGCGTGCTGTCCTTCGTCACCAGGTTGCACGACGAGGGCCGGTTGCGCGCCCGGACGGTTCGGCTGCCCTATGCCGAGCACAGCGGGACCTACCTGTTCGACGGCCTGGTCACCGGCGCCTGCCCGGTGTGCCTGGCGGGAAGCTGCGGGGGCACCTGCGAGAACTGCGGCCATCCCAACAGCTTTGACGAGCTGCTGGATCCGCATTCCACCCTCGACCCGGCCGAGCCGGTGAGCTACCGGGAGCACACCATCCTGGTACTGCCGATGGAGGACTACCGCGAGCGGTTGAGCGCCTACTTCGAGGCGCGTGAGGACCGCTGGCGGCCGCACTCGATGCAGCTCATCCGTGAGCTGCTGGCCGGGCCACTGCCCGAGATTCCGATGACGATGCCGGGCGACTGGGGGATCGCCGCACCGTTCGCCGAGACGCCGGGTCAGATCCTCTACCCCTGGATCGAGGCGATGCCGGCGTCGATGTACAGCACCTGGTGGGCCGCCGGCCAGCAGGGCGAGCAGCAGCCGGAAGCGTTCGACGAGCTGTGGCGGGCCGAGCACGGCGCCGAGGTGGTGTACTTCCACGGTTTCGACAACACCTACCACTGGGGCCTGATGGACCTGGTGCTGTTGATGGCGCACGGCGAGCGTTACGTGCTGCCGGAAAGCAACGTCTGCAACGAGTTCTACAACCTGGACGGCGCGAAGTTCTCCACCAGCCGCAATCACCTGATCCGGGGGACCGAGCTGCTGGCCGACACGCCACGCGACCTGGTCCGCTTCTTCCTGGCGCTGACCGCGCCGGAGTACCAGCGCACCAACTTCACGCGGCAGGCGCTGCGCGAGGTGACCGAGCAGCGACTGGTCGAGCCGTGGAACGCCCTTGCCGAGGCGGTCTCACTGCTCATGACCGGCCGGGCCGGAACTACGCTGGCGACCACGCCCGCCGGCCGGGCCCGGGCCGGATTGGTGCTGGCCAGGCTGCGGAGCTGCTACGAGCTGGGCGGTTTCAGCGTCGCCCGGGCCGCTGAGACGATCGCCGACCAGCTGGCCAGGCTGCGGACGATGGCCGAGGACGGCCCGGCCGAGCCGGGTGACCTGCTGCTGGAGGTGCGGACGCTGCTGGCCGGCGCCGCCCCGATTCTGATCGGGCTTGCCGAGCAGGCCACCGCGGCCGGCCTGGAACTGGATCTCAGCGCCGAACCCGCCGGCGAGGTGCCGGTCTTCGAGCTTCCACGGCTGGCGTTCCACCACCAATCACTCGACAACCCCACGGCTGAGCTGATCACCCGCACTCCCGCGCTGGACGGCGCGGTCTAA
- the pepN gene encoding aminopeptidase N yields MPSLTRTEAAERGAVLTVGSYLIDLDLTTGADTFRSSTTISFDARPGSSAFLDVQPETLHSVLLNDTPVDVTALREGRLPLSGLAAENRLVVVADMRYSKECEGLHRYVDPADDQVYLYAFVYIDNAPRVFACFDQPDLKAPYTFTLTVPRNWQVLGNSEATQIEPGRWELGPTPPQATYLTTLVAGPYESVYHDHDGIRLGFHCRASLAEFLSVDLDEMFEVTGQCLDEYERLFGVRYPFGKLDHVFVPEFSLLSLDHPACVLLRELYLFRTPGTASERETRAVVLAHGISLQWMAALVTNAWWDDLWLGQAFADYMAHRVPSEVTRFPGPPTTFAARRKGQAYVADQRGSTHPISLDGPDVQTVLLEMDRISYFKGHSAIRQLAARVGTEALRAGLRTYFDRHAFGTATYADFLAALSDATGEDMTGWFDRWFKESNVNTLYPEIEVSGDVISAAAIVQTAPDSHPVLRPHTLHVGLYGGGRSTAIRVDIDGERTELLALIGQPAPEFVLLNDGDLTYAKIRFDESSLAALPRVLPTLSPLNRAMVWCQLLLAVQDAVFPAADHLELVTQMVAVESELSIITEVLEQARFDVADRFLAPAERPHWMDRIADSIRQRLARTEAGDERQMSLFRNLIDFSSDVAELRGFLDGVAVPDGIVLDPDTCWRIEYRLAVLGELDEAQIQAAFERDPSTAGEVFVAKARAARPDPAAKSAAWQAMTSDTTLSSYQIWALAEGFWQPEQLELTEPYVQRFFAEMPETAKLRGDLVLSELIRFLYPRYAATPDTVEFATGLMERSDISLPLRRRVADFTDDLTRVIRARESQLAVSG; encoded by the coding sequence ATGCCCAGCCTGACCCGCACCGAGGCTGCCGAACGCGGCGCCGTCCTGACGGTCGGCTCCTACCTCATCGACCTGGACCTCACCACCGGAGCCGACACGTTCCGATCGAGCACCACCATCTCCTTTGACGCCCGGCCCGGCTCGAGCGCCTTCCTCGACGTCCAGCCCGAGACACTGCACTCGGTGCTGCTCAATGACACCCCGGTCGACGTCACGGCCCTGCGGGAGGGCCGGCTGCCGCTCAGCGGGCTGGCCGCCGAGAACCGCCTCGTGGTGGTCGCCGACATGCGGTACTCCAAGGAATGCGAAGGTCTGCACCGCTACGTCGACCCGGCCGATGACCAGGTCTACCTCTACGCCTTCGTCTACATCGACAACGCGCCCCGGGTGTTCGCCTGCTTCGATCAACCCGACCTCAAGGCCCCGTACACGTTCACGCTGACTGTGCCGCGGAACTGGCAGGTGCTGGGCAACAGCGAGGCGACCCAGATCGAGCCGGGCCGCTGGGAACTGGGCCCCACCCCGCCGCAAGCCACCTACCTCACCACCCTGGTGGCCGGGCCGTACGAGTCGGTCTACCACGACCACGACGGAATCCGGCTGGGCTTTCACTGCCGAGCGTCACTGGCCGAGTTCCTCAGCGTCGACCTGGACGAGATGTTCGAGGTCACCGGGCAGTGCCTGGACGAGTACGAGCGGCTGTTCGGGGTGCGCTACCCGTTCGGCAAGCTCGACCACGTCTTCGTGCCGGAGTTCAGCCTGCTGTCCCTGGACCATCCGGCCTGCGTCCTGTTGCGCGAGCTGTACCTGTTCCGCACGCCGGGCACCGCGAGTGAACGCGAGACCCGGGCTGTCGTGCTGGCGCACGGGATCTCGCTGCAGTGGATGGCCGCACTGGTGACCAACGCCTGGTGGGATGACCTCTGGCTCGGCCAGGCCTTCGCCGACTACATGGCGCACCGGGTCCCCAGCGAGGTGACCCGGTTCCCCGGCCCGCCGACGACGTTCGCCGCCCGGCGCAAGGGCCAGGCCTACGTCGCCGACCAGCGTGGCTCGACCCATCCGATCAGCCTCGACGGTCCGGACGTGCAGACCGTGCTGCTGGAGATGGACCGGATCTCTTACTTCAAGGGACATTCGGCCATCCGCCAACTCGCTGCCCGGGTGGGCACCGAGGCGTTGCGGGCCGGCCTGCGCACCTACTTCGACCGGCACGCCTTCGGCACCGCCACCTACGCCGACTTCCTCGCCGCGCTCAGCGACGCGACCGGCGAGGACATGACCGGCTGGTTCGATCGGTGGTTCAAGGAGTCCAACGTCAACACGCTCTATCCCGAGATCGAGGTGAGCGGCGACGTCATCTCCGCCGCGGCGATCGTGCAGACCGCTCCGGACTCCCATCCCGTGCTGCGGCCGCACACGCTGCACGTGGGCCTGTACGGCGGTGGCCGTAGCACCGCGATCAGGGTCGACATCGATGGTGAGCGCACCGAGCTGCTGGCACTGATCGGCCAACCGGCCCCGGAGTTCGTCCTGCTCAACGACGGTGATCTGACCTACGCCAAGATCAGGTTCGACGAGAGCTCGCTGGCGGCGCTGCCGCGGGTGCTGCCCACGCTGTCACCGCTGAACCGCGCGATGGTGTGGTGCCAGTTGCTGCTGGCAGTGCAGGACGCGGTGTTCCCGGCGGCGGACCACCTGGAGCTGGTCACTCAGATGGTGGCAGTGGAGTCCGAGCTGTCGATCATCACCGAAGTGCTGGAGCAGGCCCGCTTCGACGTCGCCGACCGGTTCCTCGCGCCCGCCGAGCGGCCGCACTGGATGGACCGGATCGCCGACAGCATCCGGCAGCGGCTGGCACGCACCGAGGCCGGCGACGAGCGGCAGATGTCGCTGTTCCGCAACCTGATCGACTTCAGCAGCGACGTCGCCGAGCTGCGCGGGTTCCTCGACGGGGTGGCGGTGCCCGACGGCATCGTGCTGGATCCCGACACCTGCTGGCGGATCGAGTACCGGCTGGCGGTGCTGGGCGAGCTGGACGAGGCGCAGATCCAAGCGGCCTTCGAAAGGGATCCGAGCACGGCAGGCGAGGTGTTCGTGGCCAAGGCGCGGGCGGCCCGGCCCGACCCGGCCGCCAAGAGCGCCGCCTGGCAGGCCATGACCAGCGACACCACGCTGTCCAGTTACCAGATCTGGGCGCTGGCAGAAGGGTTCTGGCAGCCCGAGCAGCTGGAGTTGACCGAGCCCTACGTGCAGCGGTTCTTCGCCGAGATGCCAGAGACCGCCAAGCTGCGCGGCGACCTGGTGCTCTCCGAGCTGATCCGCTTCTTGTACCCGAGATACGCGGCGACGCCTGACACCGTCGAGTTCGCCACCGGGCTGATGGAGCGCTCGGACATCTCGCTGCCGCTGCGCCGCCGGGTCGCTGACTTCACCGACGACCTCACGCGGGTGATCCGGGCTCGCGAGAGCCAGCTGGCGGTCAGCGGCTAG
- a CDS encoding ABC transporter substrate-binding protein yields MTAQLTDLAKAEGRPKKGGVVTWACAPGFPPAVIFPFTPPERMGTRNVIEFQALMYRTLYYFGNTGKPEVDYDLSIGEEPQWSEDGLTATITVKPWKWSNGETLCADNVLFWVNLMKVKGARYGEYVPGYFPDNCVDYGKVAEDKVYFTFDKAYSKRWMLMNQFSTITPLPKSWDRTAAGPANASGDLADVEAVYEYLMQQQGNAVEEDNAHRTQWAESPIWSTVSGPWRLKSYTQEGIVTFVPNEHYSGPNKPHLDEFRQLPTFSDEEQFEMLKSGRVQVGYLPLSFADGSTDDPTRGGDNPLAQSHKLVPQVVYCIRYISLNFNNPTVAGKLMAQTYLRQALQSSLDQDTAVSEIYQGYAYRQNGPVPMIPATDLVSPGQRGVAWPLPFDVARAKRLLEDNGWDTSRTPAVCVNPGTGPGQAGEGIPAGTKLSILLRYVEGRPALTELMTRFKRAAAEAGIELRLQEVYGSILVAEDAPCVPSEDTPCLWEMCCWNGGWVYHHPTGEIVFKTDAGGNFGHYTDPRADELIQRTVTSDDLDVLYEYQDYIAEQVPVIFTPNFPIRLLEVAHNLRGAEPINPFANIAPENWYYVEDEA; encoded by the coding sequence ATGACCGCGCAGTTGACCGACCTGGCCAAGGCCGAGGGCCGACCGAAGAAGGGCGGCGTCGTCACCTGGGCATGCGCCCCGGGATTTCCGCCGGCGGTCATCTTTCCGTTCACCCCGCCGGAGCGGATGGGCACCCGCAACGTCATCGAGTTCCAGGCGCTGATGTACCGCACGCTGTACTACTTCGGCAACACCGGCAAACCCGAGGTCGACTATGACCTCAGCATCGGCGAGGAACCGCAGTGGAGCGAGGACGGCCTGACTGCGACCATCACCGTCAAGCCGTGGAAGTGGTCCAACGGTGAGACCCTGTGCGCTGACAACGTGCTGTTCTGGGTCAACCTGATGAAGGTCAAGGGCGCCCGGTACGGCGAGTACGTGCCGGGCTACTTCCCCGACAACTGCGTCGACTACGGCAAGGTCGCCGAGGACAAGGTCTATTTCACCTTCGACAAGGCCTACTCCAAGCGCTGGATGCTGATGAACCAGTTCAGCACCATCACGCCGCTGCCCAAGTCCTGGGACCGGACGGCTGCCGGACCGGCCAACGCCAGCGGCGACCTCGCTGACGTCGAGGCCGTCTACGAGTACCTGATGCAACAGCAGGGCAACGCCGTCGAGGAGGACAACGCGCACCGCACCCAGTGGGCCGAAAGCCCGATCTGGAGCACCGTCAGCGGTCCGTGGCGGCTGAAGAGCTACACCCAGGAAGGCATCGTCACGTTCGTGCCCAACGAGCACTACTCAGGTCCGAACAAGCCCCACCTGGACGAGTTCCGCCAGCTGCCGACCTTCTCCGACGAGGAGCAGTTCGAGATGCTGAAGTCCGGCCGCGTGCAGGTGGGTTACCTGCCGTTGAGCTTCGCCGACGGCTCCACCGATGACCCCACCCGGGGCGGGGACAACCCGCTGGCCCAGAGCCACAAGCTGGTGCCGCAGGTGGTGTACTGCATCCGCTACATCAGCCTGAACTTCAACAACCCGACGGTCGCGGGCAAGCTCATGGCCCAGACCTACCTCCGCCAGGCGCTGCAGAGCAGCCTGGACCAGGACACCGCGGTCAGCGAGATCTACCAGGGCTATGCCTACCGGCAGAACGGGCCGGTGCCGATGATCCCGGCGACCGACCTGGTTTCGCCCGGCCAGCGCGGCGTCGCGTGGCCGCTGCCCTTCGACGTCGCGCGGGCCAAGCGACTGCTGGAGGACAACGGCTGGGACACCAGCCGCACACCGGCGGTCTGCGTCAATCCCGGTACCGGCCCCGGCCAGGCCGGCGAGGGGATCCCGGCCGGAACCAAGCTGAGCATCCTGCTGCGTTACGTCGAGGGCCGCCCGGCGCTCACCGAGCTGATGACACGGTTCAAGCGGGCCGCCGCCGAAGCCGGCATCGAGCTTCGGCTGCAGGAGGTCTACGGCTCGATCCTGGTGGCCGAGGACGCCCCGTGCGTGCCGAGCGAGGACACCCCGTGCCTGTGGGAGATGTGCTGCTGGAACGGCGGCTGGGTGTATCACCACCCGACCGGAGAGATCGTGTTCAAGACCGACGCCGGCGGCAACTTCGGCCACTACACCGACCCTCGCGCCGATGAGCTGATCCAGCGGACCGTCACCAGTGATGACCTCGATGTGCTGTACGAGTACCAGGACTACATCGCCGAGCAGGTGCCGGTGATCTTCACGCCGAACTTCCCGATCCGGCTGCTGGAGGTAGCCCACAACCTGCGTGGCGCCGAACCGATCAACCCGTTCGCGAACATCGCCCCCGAGAACTGGTACTACGTCGAGGACGAGGCCTGA
- a CDS encoding arginine deiminase-related protein yields MTLTTSTPARAQRPARTARPRRYLMCPPVHFDVCYSINPWMEPEKPTDGRLAVVQWERLINLFLGLGHQVEQIHPVPGLPDMVFAANGATVVDGKVLSARFRYPQRVDEADAYINWFRERGYQVHEAEHINEGEGDYLVTGSRILAGTGFRTDPLSHDEAERFFGRPVQSLTLVDPRFYHLDTALAVLDYDEIMYYPKAFSAASQAVLRELYPDAILATDSDAEVFGLNAVSDGRHVLLASQASNLIDELWSRGFVPIGVDLSELLKSGGSAKCCTLELRELPAR; encoded by the coding sequence GTGACACTGACGACCAGCACGCCGGCGCGTGCCCAGCGACCGGCGCGCACGGCCCGGCCCAGGCGGTACCTGATGTGCCCGCCGGTGCACTTCGACGTCTGTTACTCGATCAACCCCTGGATGGAGCCCGAGAAGCCGACCGATGGCCGGCTGGCAGTGGTGCAGTGGGAGCGCCTGATCAACCTGTTCCTGGGCCTGGGCCACCAGGTGGAGCAGATCCACCCGGTTCCCGGCCTGCCCGACATGGTGTTCGCCGCCAACGGCGCCACCGTGGTCGACGGCAAGGTGCTGTCGGCGCGGTTTCGCTACCCGCAACGGGTCGATGAGGCCGATGCCTACATCAACTGGTTCCGCGAGCGTGGCTACCAGGTGCACGAGGCCGAGCACATCAACGAGGGCGAGGGCGACTACCTGGTCACCGGCTCCCGGATCCTGGCGGGCACCGGATTTCGCACCGATCCGCTTTCCCATGACGAGGCCGAGCGATTCTTCGGCCGCCCGGTGCAGAGCCTGACCCTGGTCGACCCGCGGTTCTACCACCTGGACACCGCGCTGGCCGTGCTGGACTACGACGAGATCATGTACTACCCGAAGGCGTTCTCGGCTGCCAGCCAGGCTGTTCTGCGGGAGCTGTACCCCGACGCGATCCTGGCCACCGACTCCGACGCCGAGGTCTTCGGACTGAACGCGGTGTCCGACGGCCGGCACGTGCTGCTGGCCTCGCAAGCCAGCAATCTCATCGACGAGCTGTGGTCCCGCGGCTTCGTGCCGATCGGAGTCGACCTGTCCGAACTGCTCAAGTCCGGTGGCAGCGCCAAGTGCTGCACGCTGGAACTGCGCGAGCTGCCGGCCCGGTGA
- a CDS encoding ATP-grasp domain-containing protein, which produces MKLLAIEPQQYMHYYQARYQRAETYGHVVYVLNGIGTTDFWPEDRYRLVGSKDIGDIIAEARRWHAEEHFDGVITYAEFAVTAVAAVAEALGLPGIDAQAAVQSRNKYLMRQAYERGGAPIPSYRYVAELPEALAAAEEFGYPVILKPTLGAASYYVFKVHSAQEMTERFTQAQEGIAHLGDLLADADGMDLGPNGLLVESFLNGKEYLIEGVAWDDEVYLGSVVDRITQEGDNFDDDVHHAPTTLGAEDLAKVHRAVTVAAHAQGLRRSIMHAEVRFHNGEPHLLEIAARVGGGGLETIAQLTADHDPIEATVDIGLGRKPKVRHFQPTGTHITAMCLISEAGYVDEVIVPDEVKNSDKVFLLKITAKPGDKIKRPPDGNTIIGFLGAKGDSFEEAFNTMNDFASKIQVTFRTPVASHSELLEHA; this is translated from the coding sequence ATGAAGTTGCTCGCGATTGAACCGCAGCAGTACATGCACTACTACCAGGCCCGCTACCAGCGGGCCGAGACCTACGGTCACGTCGTCTACGTGCTCAACGGCATCGGCACCACCGACTTCTGGCCGGAGGACCGCTACCGGCTGGTGGGCAGCAAGGACATCGGCGACATCATCGCCGAGGCCCGCCGCTGGCACGCCGAAGAGCACTTCGACGGTGTGATCACCTATGCCGAGTTCGCAGTGACGGCGGTCGCCGCCGTCGCCGAGGCGCTCGGCCTGCCCGGCATCGACGCGCAGGCGGCGGTGCAGAGCCGCAACAAGTACCTGATGCGCCAGGCCTACGAGCGCGGGGGCGCCCCGATCCCGTCCTACCGCTACGTCGCCGAGCTGCCGGAGGCGCTGGCCGCCGCCGAGGAGTTCGGCTACCCGGTGATCCTCAAGCCGACCCTGGGCGCGGCCAGCTACTACGTGTTCAAGGTGCACAGCGCGCAGGAGATGACCGAGCGGTTCACCCAGGCGCAGGAGGGCATCGCGCACCTGGGCGACCTGCTCGCTGACGCCGACGGCATGGACCTCGGCCCGAACGGCCTGCTGGTGGAGTCCTTCCTCAACGGCAAGGAGTACCTGATCGAGGGCGTGGCATGGGATGACGAGGTCTACCTCGGTTCGGTGGTCGACCGGATCACCCAGGAGGGCGACAACTTCGACGACGACGTGCACCACGCGCCCACCACGCTGGGGGCCGAGGACCTGGCCAAGGTCCACCGCGCGGTCACCGTCGCCGCGCACGCGCAAGGCCTGCGGCGCAGCATAATGCATGCCGAGGTGCGCTTTCACAACGGCGAGCCGCACCTGCTCGAGATCGCGGCCCGGGTGGGCGGCGGCGGCCTGGAGACGATCGCCCAGCTGACCGCCGACCACGATCCGATCGAGGCGACCGTGGACATCGGCCTCGGCCGCAAGCCGAAGGTCCGGCACTTCCAGCCGACCGGGACGCACATCACCGCGATGTGCCTGATCAGCGAAGCCGGCTACGTCGACGAGGTCATCGTGCCGGACGAGGTCAAGAACTCCGACAAGGTGTTCCTGCTCAAGATCACCGCCAAGCCCGGCGACAAGATCAAGCGGCCACCGGACGGCAACACCATCATCGGATTCCTCGGCGCCAAGGGAGATTCCTTCGAGGAGGCGTTCAACACCATGAACGACTTCGCGTCCAAGATCCAGGTCACCTTCAGGACACCGGTGGCCTCACATTCCGAGCTTTTGGAGCACGCGTGA